Proteins from a single region of Gemmatimonas sp. UBA7669:
- a CDS encoding DUF6524 family protein, with protein MANGPGFGGIAARAVSALVLVFATYNPEGLSFYHWAIAPLRTGVSTSGPTSLKFLLGLALMGGWAVFLNATRRSIGLGGALLVLAISGGLVWLLIDVGIVSARSSRGITHVVLICTALLLAVGMNWSHLSRRLSGQVDMDPSE; from the coding sequence ATGGCCAACGGACCCGGATTTGGCGGCATCGCAGCCCGTGCAGTGAGCGCTCTCGTGCTCGTGTTTGCCACCTACAATCCTGAAGGCCTGTCGTTTTATCACTGGGCCATCGCCCCGCTGCGCACCGGTGTCAGCACCTCGGGCCCGACTTCGCTCAAGTTCCTGCTCGGGCTCGCGCTCATGGGCGGCTGGGCCGTGTTCCTCAATGCCACGCGCCGCTCCATCGGACTCGGCGGCGCGTTGCTCGTGCTGGCCATCTCGGGTGGGCTGGTGTGGCTGCTGATCGACGTGGGCATCGTGAGCGCGCGCTCCTCACGTGGCATCACGCACGTCGTGCTCATCTGCACCGCACTGCTGCTGGCCGTTGGCATGAACTGGTCCCATCTCTCGCGACGACTGAGCGGCCAGGTGGACATGGACCCGAGCGAGTAA